GCTCCTCCATCAGCCAGGCCATGTAGCCCGGGTGGCGGGTGAGCAGGCTGCCCATGTGGTTGTTCACGCCGCTCACATGGGGCAGGGCGGCGAGATTGCCCCGCAGCACCCGCAGGAACTCGCTCCGTTCCATGTCCATGGTGACGCCGCCCGGGCCCAGCCGGTTGCCGCGGGTAGCCTGCATCGGCTGGTGCAGCATCACTTCCTTGCCCAAGCGGTGCGCCTGACGGGCCAGCCTTGCGGCATGGGGGGTGTGGGGGAGAAAGGCACAGGCCACGGGGCCGGGCAGGGCGACGCTGCGCGCACCCTCCACGGGGCGATCCCCCACGTCGTCGATGATGAGGCTGATCACCGGCCGCGCGGCGGCGGGCAGGGCGGTGAGCAATATCAGCCACAAAGAAAACGCGCCCCGCAGGGCGCGTCTCGGTTTCTTCTCGTTGGCGCCTGGCGCCATGGGCAGTCCTTCTTGTTAGCGTCGCGCCGCCATGATGTTCAGCCCCTTGAGCAGGTTCACGGCTTCGGTCAGAGCATAGTCCAGATCCTTCTGCGCCGCACCCGCCTGGCGCTCGGCGCTCTCGTGGGCCTTGCCGGCGTCGGGGTTGCTCAGATGCCCGCGCAGGTCCGCCTCCCGCAGGCGGTTGACCGCCGGCACCTCGGCGCGGCTCAGCTTGTAGTCGCTGAGCTTGATGTCCGGGGTGATGCCCTCGGCCTGGATGGAGCGGCCCTTGGGCGTGTAGTACCGCGCGGTGGTCATCTTCATGGCGGTGCCGCCGGCCAGGGGCAGGATGGTCTGCACCGAGCCCTTGCCGAAGGTCTGCGCCCCCATGATCACGGCCCGACCGTGATCCTGCAGGGCACCGGCGACGATCTCGGAGGCCGACGCGGAGCCCGCGTTCACCAGCACCACCATGGGCGCGCCGTCCAGCAGATCACCGCGGGTGGCCTTGTAGTTCTCGCCGTCCTCGCGCCCACGGGTGGCGACGATATCGCCGTCCTCCAGGAAGGTGTCGGCCACCTGCACGGAGGCGCGCAGCACGCCGCCGGGGTTGTTGCGCAGGTCCAGCACCAGACCCTTCAGGCTGCCGCCGGCCTCCTTGCGCAGCGCCTTCACCGCGTTCCGGGTCTGCTCGCCGGTGCGACTCTGGAAGTTGCTGATGCGCACATAGCCGTAGTCGTCTTCGAGCAGGCGGGATTTGACGCTCTCCACCTTGATCACCGCGCGGGTGAGCTCGAAGCTCAGCGGGCCCTCTTCGCCGTCGCGGATCACGGTCAGGCGAATGCTGCTGCCCGGCTCACCGCGCATCAGCGCCACCGCGTCACTGAGCGTCATGCCCTTGACCGGCTCGTTGCCCAGCCGCGTGATCAGGTCCCCGGGGCGCAGGCCGGCGCGGCTCGCCGGCGTGTCGTCGATGGGGCTGACCACCCGGACGAAGCCGTTCTCCATGCTGACTTCGATACCCAGGCCGCCGAACTCGCCGCGGGTGCTCACGCGCATGTCCTGGTACTGCTCCTCGTCCATATAGGCCGAGTGCGGGTCCAGGCCCTGGAGCATGCCGCGCACCGCGTGCTCCAGCAGGGTCTTGTCGTCCACGCCTTCCACGTAATCACGCTTGATGCGGGAGTAGACCTCGGTGAAAGCGCGCAGCTCGTCCAGGGGGATCTCGGCGCGGGCCTGTTGCATATCCGCCCAGCTCGGCGCGGACAGCGTCCCCAGCGCCAGCACGGCGCCGCTTGCGAGGCTGATGAGCGTCTTCCGGATCGTCATAGTCGTTCAACTCCCGGTCATCGTACGCCGCGCTTCCCGCGCGCCACCGACGGCCTCCTTGGTATAGGCGATGCGCGGCGACTCCCTGGCCGCGCCTTCATCCGCGTTGGTCCTTCGCTCGCAGCCAGCGCTGCGGATCCACCGGCTTGCCGGCGGCACGAATCTCGAAATACAGCCCGGGCTTGTCGCGCCCACCGCTGCTGCCCACCCGGGCCAGCAACTCGCCGGCCTCCACCCAGTCACCCGCCTCTTTGTAGAGTGATTGGTTATGGCCGTAGAGGCTCATATAGCCCTCGCCGTGGTCAACGATCAACAGCAGGCCAAAACCTCGCAGCCAATCGCTGTAAACCACCCGGCCGTGGGAGACGGCGCGTACCTCCGCGCCGGACTCCGCGCCGATCAGCACACCGCTCCAGCGCATGTCGCCCAGGCCGCGAGCCTGCCCGTAGCGGGCGGTGAGCCGACCCTTCGCAGGCCAGGGCAGTGTGCCCCGTGTCTGGGGGAACGGTTTGCGATCCAGTGCGCTTTCCGGGATATCCGCCAGAGCCCGATTCAACTCTTGGAGCAGTTTTGTGAGCTCCTGCTCGTCGACCTTCAGTGCCGCCAACTCGCCGCCACGACTTTCCAGCTCCCGGCCGATGCGCGCCAGCAACGCCTGGCGCTCGGTGCGGGCAGCCTGCAAGCGCTCGTGCTCGGCGCGTCGCGCCCGCGCCAGGCCGTCCAACTCGGCCAGCGCCTGATCCAGCTCCTCCCGGGTGCGGGCCAGGGCCTGCAGCGCCTCGGTGACTTCCGCAATGCGCGCCGCCCGCGCCCGGTTGAAGTAATCGTAGTAAACCAGCAGGCGCTGAAACTGTGACGGATCCTGCTGATTGAGCAATAATTTCAGGTATTCCTGGCGTCCGCCAGCGTAGGCCTCGCGCAGAGCCCGGGCCAGATAGGCCCGTTGCTCGCTCAGCAGCTCGCTTTGGCGGCCCTGTTCGGCCCGCAGCCGGCTCACCCGGGCGTCGACCTGCTGCCGGCGCCCGGCGATCTCCCGCAGAGCCGCGGCGGCGCGCCCCAGGCGGCGCTCCAGGCGGCCCAATTCCGTTTGGGCGGCATCCCGGCGCTGCTGGGCTCGGCGCATGTCTTCCCGCACCTGGGTGATGCGCTCGCGCAGTTCCCGCAGCTCGGCTTCCCGCTCGCGGTATTCCTGAGCCGGGGCGCCGAAGGCGGCCAGCGCCAGCAGCAGCGGAGCCAGACGTAAGAATCCCATGGGCTGGTGTTCGGTTTCCTTGGCTTGGGTTGCTGCTATCATGACCGGCTTTCGGGGCCGGCACGCTCTATATCAGAGGCAGCGAAACAGTATGGATCAGCTCGTTCAATTTATCAGTGATCAGTGGTTGCTGGTCACCGCCTTCGTCATGGTGCTGGTGGCGGTCATCGCCTACGAGATCCGCCAAGGCGCGGGCGGCGGCAAGCGGCTGGATGCCTCCGCCGCCACGCAGCTCTATAACCGCGATCAGGCTCAATTCGTGGACCTGCGGGGCGACCAGGAGTTCCGTGCCGGCCACCTGCCCGGCGCCCTGCATCTGCCCGCCAACGCCACCGACGAGCGACTCAAGCGGGTGAAGAAGGCGCGCGCCGTGATCGTCTATGACGAGAACGGCCTGCAGCTCAACAAGGGCCTGCAACGGCTGAAGAGCGCCGGTATCGAGAACGTCTACGGCCTGCGCGGGGGCATTGCCGCCTGGCGCACCGCCGGCTATCCCATCGAAAAGAAGTAAAGGAGCACAGACCCCATGGCCGAGAACCAACCCCAAGCGGGCGGGCAGGAACAGCAGGCGCCCCAGCAGAACTTCAACATCGTCAAGCTCTATCTCAAGGACTGCTCCTTCGAGGCGCCCAATACGCCCGACATCTTCCAGCAGGACTGGCAGCCCCAGGTGAACGTGGATCTGAACACCTCCGCCAGGTCGGTGGCCGAGAAAACCTACGAGGTCGTGGTCTCGGTGACGGTTACCGCGAAGATGGGCGAGAAGACCGCCTTCCTGGTGGAAGTGCAGCAGGCGGGCATCTTCCAGCTCGAGGGTTTCGACCAGCAGACCCTGCACGGCCTGCTGGGCGCCTACACGCCGGGCATCCTCTTCCCCTACGCCCGTGAGGCGGTCTCCGATCTGGTGGGCAAGGGCGGCTTCCCGCAGTTGCAGCTCAACCCGGTGAACTTCGACGCCCTCTACGCCAAGCGCATGGCCGAGAAGCAGGCGGCCGAGGGCGCCGGCGAGGGCAGCACCCACTGATGGGCGAGCTGGCGGTACTGGGAGCGGGCTCCTGGGGCACGGCGCTGGCCCTGGTGCTGGCCCGCAACGGCATTCGGGTGCGGCTCTGGGCCCACCGTCCGGCGCAGGCCGCGGCGCTGGCCCGCGACGGCGAAAACCGCCGCTACCTGCCCGGAACCGCCTTCCCCGACACCCTCGGTGTCACCGACGACCTGGCCGCGGCGGTGGCGGGGCTGCGGGATATCCTGCTGGTGGTGCCCAGCCACGCCTTTCGCGCCACCCTGCGCGCCCTGCGCCCGCATTTGAGCGCGGATTGCCGCATCGCCTGGGCCACCAAGGGCCTGGATGCGGAATCCGGCGGGCTGCTGCACCAGGTGGTGGCGCAGGAGCTCAGCCCGGTGCCGCCCATGGCGGTGCTCTCGGGCCCGAGCTTCGCCCGGGAGGTGGCCGCCGGGCTGCCCACCGCGGTGACCATCGCCGCCGATCAGCCGGACTTCGCGCGGGACTTGGCCCGCGCCTTCCACAGCGAGGATTTCCGCCCCTACACCAGCACCGATCTGGCCGGGGTGGAGTTGGGCGGGGCGGTGAAGAACGTACTCGCCATCGCCACCGGGGTCTCCGACGGCCTGGGCTTCGGCGCCAACAGCCGGGCGGCGCTGATCACCCGGGGTCTGGCGGAGGTGAGTCGGCTGGCGGCGCATTTCCAGGCCGAGACCCACACCCTCATGGGGCTTTCCGGCATGGGCGATCTGATCCTCACCTGCACCGATGACCAGTCCCGCAACCGTCGCTTCGGCCTGGCGCTGGGGCGGGGCGAGAGCATCGAAGAGGCGCTGGAGGCCATCGGCCAGACGGTGGAGGGGCTGCGCACCGCGGATGAAGTGCGGCAGTTGGCCGCCCACACCGGGGTGGAGATGCCCATCTGCCACGCCACCTGGCGATTGTTGCGCGGTGAATTGGGCCCGCGGGAAGCGGTGCACGCCCTGATGGAGCGGAAGATCAAGCCGGAGTTCTAAGACCGCGGCCATGAGCCGCGCTTACACTTGGGCGCCCTCGAAGCCGTTCTGGCGCCAGGCCTCATAGACCACGGCGGTCACGGCATTGGCCAGGTTCAGGCTGCGGCTCTCCGGGCGCATGGGCAGGCGCAGGATCCGAGCGGGCTCCAGGGTATCCAGGATAGCCGAGGGCAAGCCACGGGTTTCCGGGCCGAACAACAGGGCATCGCCTGGCCGAAAATCCGCCTGGTAGACACTGCCCGCCCCCCGCGTGGACAGCGCCCAGAGCCGCCGGGGCGTCGCCGCGGCAACGAAGCCATCCAGATCCGCATGTTCCCGCACCTCGGCCCACTCGTGATAATCCAGCCCCGCGCGGCGCAGCAGGCGGTCATCCATGTGAAAGCCCAGCGGGCGAATCAGGTGCAGTCGGCAACCGCTGTTGGCGCACAAGCGGATGATATTGCCCGTATTCGGCGGGATCTCCGGCTCCAGCAACACGACATGGAACATCAGACGCTCAGCCTCAATTCCTTGATCTTGCGGGTAAGGGTGTTGCGGCCCCAGCCGAGCAGGCGGGCGGCCTCCTGACGCCGCCCGCCGGTGCGGCGCAGGGCGGTCTCGATCAGGATCCGCTCCAGCCGGGGCACGGCCTCGCTGAGCACCCCTTCGCCGCCGCCGGCCAGCGAGCGTTCGGCCCAGCTGGCGAGCGCCCGCTCCCAGTGCTCGCCATCCCCCACCGCCTGCGCCTCGTCATCACGCAGCTCCGAAGGCAGGTCCTCCGGGTGAATCTCCTGACCGCTCGCCATCACCGTGAGCCAGCGGCAGCTGTTCTCCAGCTGCCGCACATTGCCCGGCCAGGCGTAGGCGCTGAGGTGGCCTTCGGTCTCCGGCCGCAGGCTCTTGGGCTCGACACCCAGTTCCCCGGCGGCCCGGGCGAGGAAGAAACGTGCCAGCTGCGGGATGTCCTCGCGCCGCTCGCGCAGGGCGGGCAGCTGAATGCGGATCACGTTCAGGCGGTGGAACAGGTCCTCGCGAAAGCCCCCTTCCGCCACCCGCCGCTCCAGATTCTGATGGGTGGCGGCGACGATGCGCACATCCACCTTCAGGGAGGTGAGCCCGCCGACTCGGTAAAACTCCCCATCGGCCAGCACCCGAAGCAGGCGTGTCTGTAGCTCGGCGGGCATATCGCCGATTTCATCCAGAAAAAGGGTGCCGCCATCGGCCTGCTCGAAGCGACCCTGTCGAGTGGCGGTGGCACCGGTGAAGGCACCCTTTTCGTGGCCGAACAGCTCGGATTCCATCAGGTCTCGCGGAATCGCCGCCATGTTCAACGCGATGAAGGGCCGGTCCCGGCGCGGGCTGTGCCGATGCAGGGCGCGAGCCACCAATTCCTTGCCGGTGCCCGATTCGCCGTTGATCAACACATTGATGTGAGAGGAGGCGAGCCGCCCTATGGCGCGGAACACCTGCTGCATGGCCGGTGCCTCGCCGATGATCTCGGGCAGCGGCTCGGGCTCGGCGGGGGCTGTGCTGCTTCCCTTGCGGGTCTGCAGGGCGCGGCGCACCAGTTCCACGGCCTCGTCCAGGTCGAAGGGCTTGGGCAGGTAGTCGAAGGCGCCGCCCTGGTAGGCGGAGACCGCCGACTCCAGGTCCGAATGGGCGGTCATGATGATCACCGGCAGGCGCGGCCAGCGCTCGGCCACCTCGCTCAACAGGCCCATGCCGCTCAGCCCCGGCATGCGCACATCGCTGAGCAGCACGGCGGGCTGCTCCCGGGCGAGGGCGGTGAGCACCGTATCGGCCCGCTCGAAGCTGCGCACCGCAAAGCCCGCCTGCGCCAGGGCGCGCTCCAGCACCCAGCGGATGGAGCTATCGTCGTCGACGATCCAGACACCGGCCTCGATCATGGGTAATCCTCCAGCGGCAGCCACAGGGTGAAAACGGTGTGACCGGGCTCACTGGCACACTCGATCAGGCCCCCGTGCTGATTCACCAGGGTCTGGGAGATGGACAGCCCCAGCCCGGAACCCTGGGCACGGGTGGTGACCATGGGGTAGAAGATCTGATCCTGCAGCGGGGCGGGAATGCCCGGGCCGCTATCGATGATGTCGATGCGCGCCACCAGCTTGTGGGTGGTCTGATCGATGGTGAACTGGCGCTGGGTGCGGGTGCGCAGAACGATGCGCCCCTGCTCGCCCACCGCCTCCAGGCCGTTGCGCACCACGTTGAGCACCGCCTGGATGAGCTGGTCCGCCGCACCCCGGAAAGGCGGGATGCTGGGGTCGTAATCGCGCACGATCGCCACCTCGGGCGGCGCTTCGGCCCGCACCAGCTGGCGCACCCGTTCCAGCACCTCGTGGATGTTCACCATGCCCTGCTGGGGCGGCTGATGCGGGCCCAGCAGCCCATCCACCAGGGTCTGCAGACGATCCGCCTCGTGGATGATGACCTGGGTGTACTCCCGCAACCCGGCCTCGGGCAGCTCGCGCTCCAGCAACTGCGCCGCGCCCCGCAGGCCGCCCAAGGGGTTCTTGATCTCATGGGCCAGGCCCCGGATCAGCTCTCGGGTGGCCTTGTTCTGGGCAATGAGCTGATACTCGCGGCTGATGCGCAGATGCCGATCCAGCTGGCTGAGTTCCAGCAGGGCGTGCCCGCCGGCCAAGGGCGTGATGGTGCAGTCCACCGTCATGAGCTGGCCGTTGATCAGCAGGCGGCGCTCGCGCTCGGTGTAAGCCGCGCCGGTTTCCAATGCCTGGCGCAGCGCCTCGCCCAGGCCATCGGCGCCGGGGGCGAGCTGCTCCAGAGACTGGCCGGCGGCCTGGCGCGCGCTGGTGGCGAAGAGGATCTCGGCGGCGGGATTCATGTACCCCAGCCGGCCTTGCTCATCGAGCAGCGCCACGGCGGTGCTCAGATGCTCCTGGATATTGGGTGTGGCGCGTCGTTCGGCATTCATGGGGAATCTCGATGCAATAAGCGCACCAGCGGCGCATGGCGGCGGAGAACGCGCCACGGCGGGCGTTGGGCGGCGCGCTCAGGTGCCCAGTATAGAGAAGAGCGGTGGCGAGGCGCACCAATTTGGTGCATAAACGCGTTGCAGGCGCGGCGGGTGTCCGCGATAACACGATGGGCAGTCGGCTTCGGAGCCGCTAGCGCTCGGTGGAAAAGCGGCGAAATCGCGGCCATGAGCCGCCTCTACCGGCTACCGGGGCGTCGGCGGCTCGGCGATCATTGCAGGGGGGATCGCCCGCCCATGGGCGCGGGCGGCCGCGGTGCGCCGCCCCCGGGGGCAGGCGCGCCGGGCAGGGGGTTCGGGGCCTGGTTGTCGGCCCCGTCTCGATCTTCACCGGCCACGCTGGGCTTGTGGTAGTGGAAGCTCACGGTAGCGCTGCGGGCAAGGGTCTGCCCCTGCCCGTCCAGCACCACGGCGGCCAGGCTGTGGCTGCCCCGCTCCACGCCGGTGAGCTGGGCGGAGGGCGTGGCCACCGGCTGGCCGAAGGCGGCGCCATCGAGCAGGAACTGCACCCGGTGGCCGGGGCGCAAGCCCGGCTCCAGGGCGAGCTGCACCGGAATGGTGTTGGTGGTGTTGCGGAAGGTTTCGTCCGCGGCGGGCCGAGTGATGGCCACCCGGGCGTAGGGGGCTACGTCGGACTGCGCGGCGTCCCTGGGAGCGGCACGGCGGCCGGACGGCGCGGCCGACGGGCGCTGGCCCTCGAACTCGTTGGGCGGGCGCCGGGTCAGATCCAGGCGCTGGGCGCCCTCCACCGGCCGATCGCTGTAGTGGATGCGGCCCTGGGCATCGCGCCATTTGTAGACCTCGGCCTGGGCGAGCAGGGGCAGCAGCAGGATGAGCAAGAAGATACGCATACCGCAAAGATAGGGCATGGCGCGGGGTGCGGCAATGCGGCACGAAAAACCCCCGCCGGGGCGGGGGTGGGTGACGGTGCCGGGCCCGGAAGACACTGCGCGTTTCCCTTGGGCCGCGCTGGCGGGCGAAGGGAATCGATCCGTGTCTTCCGGGTGCCTCAGCAGCTGTAGTACATATCGAATTCCACCGGGTGCGTGGTCATGCGCAGGCGCTGGACTTCGTCCATCTTCAGCGCAATGTAGGCGTCGATGGCGTCATCGGTGAACACGCCGCCGGCGGTGAGGAACTCGCGGTCCGCGTCCAGCGCCTGCAGCGCCTCTTCCAGGGAGAAGGCCACCTTGGGAATGTCCTTCTCCTCTTCCGGCGGCAGGTCGTAGAGATCCTTGTCCATGGCATCGCCCGGGTGGATCTTGTTCTGGATGCCGTCCAGCCCCGCCATCAGCAAGGCGGCGAAGGCCAGATACGGGTTGGCGGTGGAGTCCGGGAAACGCACCTCGACACGCCGCGCCTTGGGGTTGGTGACGTAGGGGATGCGGATGGACGCGGAGCGGTTGCGGGCGGAGTAGGCCAGCAGCACCGGCGCCTCGAAGCCCGGCACCAGACGCTTGTAGCTGTTGGTGGAGGCGTTGCAGAAGGCGTTGATGGCCTTGGCGTGCTTGATCACACCACCGATGTAGTACAGCGCCATTTCGGACAGGCCCCCGTACTCATTGCCGGCGAACAGCGCCTTGCCGTCCTGGCCGATGGACATGTGCACGTGCATGCCGCTGCCGTTGTCACCCACCAGGGGCTTGGGCATGAAGGTGACGGTCTTGCCGTAGGCGTGGGCCACGTTGTGCACGGCGTACTTGAGGTTCTGCACCTCGTCGGCCTTCAGCACCAGGGTGTTGGCGCCCACGCCGATCTCGCACTGCCCGGCGGTGGCCACTTCATGGTGATGCACTTCCACGGTCTGGCCCATGGCTTCCAGCGCTTCGCACATGGCGCCGCGCAGATCATGCAGGGAGTCCACCGGGGGCACGGGGAAATAGCCACCCTTCACGCCCGGACGATGGCCCATGTTGCCGTCGGCGTAGACCCGCTCGGAGTTCCAGCCGGCTTCTTCGGAGTCGATCTTGCAGAAGCTGCCGCTCATGTCGGAGCCCCAGCGCACATCGTCGAACACGAAGAACTCGTTCTCCGGACCGAACAGGGCGCGATCGCCCACGCCGGTGGACTGCAGGTAGGCCTCGGCGCGACGCGCGATGGAGCGCGGATCACGCTCGTAGCCCTGCATGGTGGTCGGCTCGATGATGTCGCAGATGATGTTCAGCGTGGGCTCGTCGAAAAAGGGGTCGAGCACCGCGGTGGCCGCGTCGGGCAGCAGGATCATGTCGGACTCGTTGATGCCCTTCCAGCCGGAGATGGAGGAGCCGTCGAACATCTTGCCCGACTCGAAGAACTCCTCGTCCACCTCGCTGGCGGGAATGGTCACGTGCTGCATCTTGCCCTTGGTATCGGTGAACCGCATGTCCACGTACCGGATGCCTTCGTCCTGGATCTGTTTGATGACGTCTGCTGCTGTGCGAGACATTGCTCGACCTCCACTGGGGATAAAGCGATAAATTTCACGGGCTGAAGAAGCAGAAACCGTGCCAAGGCAGGCGCATCAGAAAAAACGGGCCTTTATGGTGCATGGGGCAGGCGCGCCGGGCAGACAATGCACCACGAAGAGGCAAGGGCGGCCAAAAACGCACCATTAAGGTGCAACCGCCTAGTCATCCAACTCCAGTCGTACCCGCCGAATGTCCCCCTGGCCCGGTTCGATCAGCAGCCGACAGTGGTGGCGGCCCGCCCAGTCCTCCAGCCCCGGCAGGGAATCCGGGTCGTCCAGCTCCAGCAGCAGGCTGTCCCCGGCGCAGAGCTGGCGGGCATAGGTTTCGGTGTGCAACAACGGTTCCGGTGCTCGCTGGCCGCGCAGGTCCAGATAATACTCGTGACTCATCCCGCCTCTCCGGGTCATCGGCTGTCGATCGCCCAGATATAGCCCATCCCGGGCCCAGGGGCAAAGCCGCCCCCTACATAGGGAGGCCGGGGACGGCTATACTCGCGGGCTCGGTTTTCGGCCAAAGCGCCGATGCACGCTCATAGGGGGTTTTCTTGGACACAGCCACGGGCACGGGAAGCGTGATGAGCTTCCAGCAACTCATACTGGCCCTGCAGGCGTACTGGGCCGAGCAGGGCTGCGTGATCCTGCAACCGCTGGACATGGAAGTGGGGGCGGGCACTTTCCACCCGGCCACCTTCCTGCGCGCCATCGGCCCGGAGCCCTGGAGCGCGGCCTATGTGCAGCCCTCCCGCCGCCCCACCGACGGGCGTTACGGCGAGAACCCCAACCGCGGTCAGCATTACTACCAGTTCCAGGTGGTGCTCAAGCCCTCGCCGCTGAATATCCAGGAGCTGTACCTGGATTCCCTGCGCCGGCTGGGCTTCGACCCGCTGGTGCATGACATCCGCTTCGTGGAAGACAACTGGGAATCCCCCACCCTGGGTGCCTGGGGCCTGGGCTGGGAGGTGTGGCTGAACGGCATGGAAGTCACCCAGTTCACCTATTTTCAGCAGGTCGGGGGGCTGGATTGCCAGCCGGTGATGGGCGAGATCACCTATGGCCTGGAGCGCCTGGCCATGTATCTGCAGGGCAAGGAGAGCATCTTCGACCTGATCTGGACCGAGGGCCCCGAGGGCGTGGTCACCTACGGCGATGTGTTCAAGCAGAACGAAGTGGAGATGTCGGCCTACAACTTCGAGCACGCCGACACCGAGGCCCTGTTCGGCTGGTTCGACACCTGTGAGCGCGAGAGCCAGCGCCTGATCGAAGCCGATCTGCCCCTGCCCGCCTACGAACAGGTACTGAAAGCCTCCCACACCTTCAACCTGCTGGACGCCCGCCACGCCATCTCGGTGACCGAACGCCAGGGGTACATCCTGCGGGTGCGCGCCCTCGCCCGGGCCGTGGCCCAGGCCTATCACGCCCGCCGCGAAGCGCTGGGCTTTCCGCTGTGCAAGAACAACGCTGACAAGGGGGCCGCATGAGTGTGGAAGGGCGCGATCTGCTGATCGAACTGGGCACCGAGGAACTGCCCCCCAAGGCCCTGCGCGGCCTCAGCGAGGCCCTGGCCGCGGAAATACTCAAGGGCCTGGCCGACGCCGAACTGGCCCACGCCGGCCACCACATCTACGCCGCGCCCCGGCGCCTCGCGCTGCGGGTGGAAAACCTGGCCCTGCGCCAGGCCGACAAGCAGATCGAACGACGCGGCCCGGCACTGGCCGCCGCCTACGATGCGCAAGGCCAGCCCACCAAGGCCGCCCAGGGCTTCGCCCGTTCCGTGGGCACCGAAGTCTCCGCCCTGCAGACCCTGAAGACCGACAAGGGCGCTTGGCTGGTCTACCGCGGCGAGCAGGCGGGCCGCCCCGCCGCCGAGCTCATCCCGGCGCTGCTGGAGCGCGCCCTGAACCGCTTGCCGATTCCCAAGCGCATGCGCTGGGGCGCGGGCGATGCCGCCTTCGTGCGCCCGGTGCACTGGCTGGTGCTGATGCACGGCGACGAGGTGATCGACGCCGAGCTGCTGGGCGTGCGCAGCGGCCGGGCGAGCCGCGGACATCGCTTCCATCACCCCGAGGCCATCACCCTCCGCAGCCCCGCCGACTACCCGGCGCAACTGCGTGAGGCCCATGTGCTGGTCGATTTCGCCCAGCGTCAGGCACGTATCGCCGAACTGGTGGCGCAGGGCGCGGCCAGCATCGAAGGGCGGGCCGTGGTGGACCCTGAACTGCTGGAGGAAGTCACCGCCCTGGTGGAGTGGCCGGAGCTGATCCTGGGCCGCTTCGACGAGGAGTTCCTGGACGTGCCCGCCGAGGCGCTGATCTCCAGCATGCAGGAGCATCAGAAGTACTTCCCCGTGCGCGATGGCGACGGCCGGCTGCTGCCGCGCTTCATCGCCATCGCCAATATCGCCAGCCGCGACCCGGCGCAGGTGCGCGCCGGCAACGAGCGGGTGATCCGCCCGCGCCTGGCCGACGCCGCGTTCTTCTGGAACCGGGACCGCCGCCACAGGCTCGCCGAGCAACGCAGCCGTCTGGCCGAGGTGGTGTTCCAGAAGCAGCTGGGCTCGCTGGCCGAGAAGAGCGCGCGGGTGGCGGCAGTCGCCGCCGAGCTTGCCTCGCGCCTGGGGGCCGACCCCTCCCAGGCCCGCCGCGCCGCGGAACTGGGCAAGTGCGATCTGATGACCGAGATGGTCGGGGAATTCCCCGAGTTGCAGGGCATCATGGGCCGCTACTACGCCCTGCACGACGGTGAGCCGGACGCGGTGGCCCAGGCCCTGGACGAGCAATACCAGCCGCGCTTCGCCGGCGATGAGGTGCCCGCCTCCACGCTCGGCCAGGTGCTGGCGGTGGCCGAGCGCGCCGACACCCTGATGGGCATCTTCGCCATCGGCCGCGCGCCCAGCGGCGACAAGGACCCCTTCGGCCTGCGTCGGGCCGCGCTGGGCCTGATGCGCACGCTCATCGAGCGGGAACTGGACGTGGATCTGCGTGAACTGCTCGCCGGCGCCGCCGCGCAGCAGCCCGCCGCCGTGAAGGCCGCCGAGCAGCTGGACGCCGTCTACGCCTTCTGCCTGGAGCGCCTGCGCGGCTACTACCAGGAGCAGGGCGTGGGGGTGGAAGTCTTCGATGCCGTGGCGGTGCTGGAACCGGCCCGCCCGCTGG
This DNA window, taken from Alkalilimnicola sp. S0819, encodes the following:
- the glyS gene encoding glycine--tRNA ligase subunit beta — its product is MSVEGRDLLIELGTEELPPKALRGLSEALAAEILKGLADAELAHAGHHIYAAPRRLALRVENLALRQADKQIERRGPALAAAYDAQGQPTKAAQGFARSVGTEVSALQTLKTDKGAWLVYRGEQAGRPAAELIPALLERALNRLPIPKRMRWGAGDAAFVRPVHWLVLMHGDEVIDAELLGVRSGRASRGHRFHHPEAITLRSPADYPAQLREAHVLVDFAQRQARIAELVAQGAASIEGRAVVDPELLEEVTALVEWPELILGRFDEEFLDVPAEALISSMQEHQKYFPVRDGDGRLLPRFIAIANIASRDPAQVRAGNERVIRPRLADAAFFWNRDRRHRLAEQRSRLAEVVFQKQLGSLAEKSARVAAVAAELASRLGADPSQARRAAELGKCDLMTEMVGEFPELQGIMGRYYALHDGEPDAVAQALDEQYQPRFAGDEVPASTLGQVLAVAERADTLMGIFAIGRAPSGDKDPFGLRRAALGLMRTLIERELDVDLRELLAGAAAQQPAAVKAAEQLDAVYAFCLERLRGYYQEQGVGVEVFDAVAVLEPARPLDFHRRLIACRDFQRLPEAESLAAANKRIRNILRKSEEAIPEQVDTARLEQAQEQALHQAVQAADADVAPLLAAGDYAGALKRLAALRAPVDAFFDGVLVNAEDAAVRANRYALLASIQALFLAIADISRLPSS